The genomic DNA CTCAGCTTTTTCCTGTTTCCTTGGATCGACAGTGGACACTTTGGGAGGAGGAGATCCGATGAAGAAAGAGGAAGAAATCACCACTCTCTATAATTTGATTTTAAACCCAAACACGCGAGACTGGGAACGGCAACAACTAATTACAGCAAAAGAAGAGTTAGCAACTTCTGTTTCTCTAAAAGAGGTACTTGAAAAGTTGGAAGTTTCTTTACGACCATTAGCTTTACGACAAAATCTAACGCCAGACGTCATGGATTTCTATTTGCAAATGGTCGGCGATCCGTTAGGGGAAGCGCGGTATGATTTTTCTAAACACGAAATGACAGATCCGACTGTTCAAGAACGAGCAGTATTTGCTGGCGGTTGTTTTTGGTGTATGGTAGAGCCTTTTGAGCAAAAAGCAGGGATTGTTTCTGTGATGTCCGGGTACACAGGTGGGCAGTTTGATTCCCCTAATTATGACCAAGTCAGTGGCGGCTATACTGGTCATGTGGAAGCAGTGGAGATCATATTTGATAAGCGAGTGATCAGTTATCAAGAGCTAGTCGAGATTTACTGGCAAGTAACGGACCCGACGGATGAATTTGGACAATTCCAAGACCGCGGAGAACAATATCGCCCAATCATTTTTGTTCAAAATGAAGAGCAACAAAAAACTGCTGAAGCGTCGAAACAAGCATTAAGCGTATCAGGTCGCTACAGAAAACCGATAGTTACAGCTATTTTGCCAGCGACAGCTTTTTGGCCGGCTGAAAATTACCATCAACAATTTTACCAGAAGCAACCAAAACGTTACAAAAAAATAAAACAAACCCGTCGACAATTAGCATTTTTGCAAAGAATGACGCACAATTGGGGAAAAAAAGCCAAGAAATAAATAAGTTAACACAATTATGATAGCGTTTTCTGCCAGAGCTGATGTATCACTTGAAAGTAGACGAGGTTACATGGGTACTTGAAATAGAGATGGATCAAAAAGCTGGGTTAGTAGTCATCTGCTATCCTTGAAAATGAAAAACGGCATTCCAGAAGTAACTCCTTATTTTTTCGGAGTGGAAGACTTCTGTGATAATCATAAAAAATAAGGAGTGAATGAAATGTATGTAGCTGATAAAACGCGTTACGAAAACATGGAGTATCGTAAAAGCGGTCGATCTGGCTTAAAGCTGCCCTTACTGTCTTTAGGGTTATGGCAAAATTTTGGGGAATATGATCCCATCAGTAATCAGCGGGAAATTTTAAGGGGGGCTTTTGATTTAGGCATCACCCATTTTGATCTAGCCAATAATTATGGTGGACCTGCTGGAGCAGCTGAAACAAACTTTGGGCGACTTTTTAAAGAGGATTTCAAATCCTATCGAGATGAACTGATTATCTCTAGTAAAGCAGGCTATCATATGTGGGATGGCCCATATGGCGATTGGGGGTCTCGTAAGTCGATCATTGCCAGTTGTGACCAGAGTTTGCAACGTATGGGTTTGGACTATGTGGATATTTTCTATCATCATCGTCCAGATCCTGAAACACCTTTGGAAGAAACCGCAGAGGCATTGATGCAATTAGTTCGACAAGGAAAGGCCCTTTATATCGGTATCTCTAACTACAATGGGGCGGACACACAGCGAATGGCGGAAATTTTACGCAAAAAAGATGCCCCCTTCGTGATCCATCAAATGCGTTACAATCTGTTTTCAAGAGAATTACTTGAGACGGACTTAGCACCTGTTCTTGCTGAAAATGGACTAGGTGCAATCACGTTTAGTCCCTTAGCACAAGGCTTGTTAACGAATCGCTACTTACATGGTATTCCTGAAGATTCACGTGCCCATCGAAAAGAAATCCCTTTTCTTTCAGAAGAACAGATTGCACCGACACTACGTAAAATCACACAGTTACAGGAAGTGGCGGAAGCGAGAGGACAAACATTGGCTCAGATGGCATTGGCGTGGAATGTGCGACAACCATCAGTGACAAGTGTCTTAGTCGGTGCTAGCCGTTTGAGTCAGTTGCAGGAAAGTGTCAAAATGAAAGATAATCTCGTCTTTGCACCAGAAGAACTAGCAACGATCGAAACGATTTTGGCAGAAAATTAACGTGTGAGAAAATCACGTTGAAGTGGATACAACAAAAGCAAGAGTGTCTGGGGCATTAGTCCTCTAGCATATTTTAAAACCGAATAAAAGGCGGAAACAGGAGTAACTTCTTCGGAAATAAGGCGCCATCCACAAAAATTTGAAAAACAATTTTCGTGGATGGCGCCTTATTTATCGAGGCTAAACACTTCTGTTCCAACCTCCTCTTGTTTCTGCTATCGTATTTTGTGTTTGAGAGGTGATGTAGGGACAGACGGCGCAGATTGTTTTCTTCACTTCTTTTTTACTTGGTACAATAACTTGCCTGCTTGTTCTTCTAAAGTGAAGGTTTTATCGTCTTGCTTTTTTTGTTCCTGTTCTATTTGTTCCAAATTTGTTTCAGACGCAACAGAAGGAGCCTTCACATACAACATACGCCCATCTTCTGCGGTTTTTATTAAAGATACGGGAGACGAGTGGCTATCGATTTCTGTTTTTTTTTCTGACACTGTCGCTGTTTCTAGCGTTAGCTCACTTATTTTTCTTGTGAATGGTTCATGTAGTTCTTCCTCAGTTTCCAAATCAATCTCTTCCTCTAGTGGTAGTTGATAAATTTCATCTAATAAACTTTTTGAGAAAAACCAACCATCATTCTTTTTTTTACCCATAGTTGTCAAACACTTCCTTTTATTTAAAAATAACTTTTCCTAAAATACGAGAATGACTAACAAGTCCAAATGTCCGACTATCTTCAGAAATATCCGGATTATCGCCTAAAACAAAATAGGTATTTTCAGGAAGATAGGTCAAATGTTTCATTTGCGCGACTGCTTCTGGACTCAGTCGAAAAATCTCTGTAGGAGAATGCGGCTTGTTGCCTAAATGCAAGGTCAGTTCATTCCCATGTACTTTTATAGAATCTCCTGGGATTCCGATAATCCTTTTTACGATTTCATCCGTAGAGGATCGCTGAATAGCGATGATGCTATAACGTGTAAGCGAAGAAAATTTGTCCACGATCACTATGTTGCCGTTGACTAAAGTATCCTCCATCGATGTTCCAGTAACTTGATGAAAGTGATAGCGGTGAAGCGAATAAGTAAACGTAACGCATAGAAGCAGACATATTAAGAAATAGGGTCCTTTCTTTTTCCTTTTTCGAAGTTGACCATTCACCCAAATAAACAAGAAAACAGCCCCCTTTTTTTACTTGCTTGTTCTTTTTGATTAGTCCAATCGATTTTTTAGTTCTTGGACCCGTTCAACTAACTCAAGGATTGTCTGATGGTCATTTATTCGAGTATTTTGTAGTTCAAACAGCATGTAGACACAAAAGGCCAATGCAATAGTTAGCAAGCTATTAATGATCAAAAGATAAAAAAATTGTTTTTTCAATAATTTCAGTTCATAAATACTGATTTTTTTATATAGAAGCGGTTGATCACCGGCTTTCTTTTTTAGCAAAATCAATCTCCCTTGTTTTATCATTTGGATTCCCAAGAAAAATAAAATAGCCAACACAACAAGGGATAAGATACTGTTGATAAGCATGAAAGAGACCTCCTTTATAAGTAGTTCTTTTGAAGATGTTTTGCTCAATGGGGGAAAACACTTAAACAAGATGGAACAACAGTATCGGTATCAATAAGAAAAAAACGATCGGGATCAAGGTCTGTAATGGCTCGGCGACGATCTTAGACGCCACGGACATTGACCACGAATTAATGGGATGGACGGGAGAGTCCGCGAGAATCGTGCCATCTATGTTTGTACGGTTTTTTTCTAAGCCTAATTGGGCTAATTCAGTAGCGGATAAGGTGCTTAGACTTTTTACGCTACTTAAATTTCCTTGAACGACTCGACGAAAACGTGTGCCGATGTCACCTTCACAACGCACTAAAGTGATCATAGCTTGTGGTGCTTCTTTTTTGATTTCGAGTAACTCGATTTCTGTATCAACAACGACATCGTTGTAGCTCACTTCATAGACAAATAGCTCGTTGAAATCTGTCGCATAGATCTTTGCATTGAGACGAAGTTGAGCGATTTGATGAAGCAAGACATTTTGTTCAAATACATTATGTGATAAGAGGACATAATTTCCTTTGCCGAGTTGTTGATTTTGCGTGTAAGTGGCTACGCCATTCATCAAGTTGTCATTATTCATACCGGCAAGTATCGGTAAGTCGATCGCTACTTCTGGGATCATTATTTTTCCGATGCCCCAGTCATTGATGCTTTGTTGGTAATTGATCTTCGCTTTGGAAAAATTACTGAGATTGACACTCGCAATGTCGATTTCAGAGTAGTTAGCTGCCGCTATTTTTGGCAAGTTGAACGTTGAAAGGTCTGTATTTTGTCCTATATCAATGCTCTCCATTTCTTGTTGTTTCTGAATTTGTGTATAGCCATAGATTCCGACACTTAGTAAAGCAACCATTGAAAGAACTAAAGTAATAAAGAGTCCTTTGGTCAAGAAATAAAGGCGAAGCAATTTTTTTCTGGATTTTTCTTTGACAAAGGGGTCTTCAGAGCGAAAGCGTTTGACTAGATAACGAAAACGAACAATAAGTAGGAGAGCGATAGTGAGACAAACACTGAAAGAGCCTAATACAATGGTTTGATAACTCCAGAAATTTCGTTTTTCAACTTGTCGATTAACGGCTTCGTTGTAAGGAATCCGGACACCATTTACTAATAATCGATACGTATTGATTCCTGGTGGCGTGCAAGTCAATAAGGTGACCATATCCTTTCCAGGGATGATTTTGGCTTTATCGACTTCAGTAGGCAAGACTTCTTCAAAGGATTCGATTTGATAAGCGAGGCGTTCACCTAAAATCGTGAGAAAGAATAGATCGCCAATTTGAAGATGGATGATATCAGTAAATAAAACTTGGTTCTGGATACCGCTATGACCAGTGATGATCGATCGTGTGTTTTCACCGCCCACTGGAATCGAACTCGCTTCGTAATGTCCTAAGCCACGATTAAGTGTCAAAAAATCAGTGCCGTGATAAAAAGGCATGGTTTCGATTGCCAAAGCGGGAATGTCTAGTGTACCCATTACCCCAGCGGTATTGATCAATGTTTGGTACTCAATTTCATCGAAGTCAACCAAGTCTCCTTGTTGTTCTTTATAAATCAATTCATTGTAACGTTTTGCTTGCTCGAATTTATGCCCTAATTCATCTTTCGTTAGCTGTTCTAATGCTTGATGGTAATTGATGGAAGCAGTACTACGTTCACGATTTGCGAGATAGTTCGCAAAAATCGGATAGATCAAAGTGAGCGTTCCTAAAAGAATCAATAGTGAAGCAAATAACAAAAGAACAGACTTCTTTTCTTTTTCAATCAAGGTTGTTCACCTCATTTTCATTTCATTATTTTTGTTTTTAGATTTGCGAAAAAAGCAAAGTCATTTCTCTTTTCTGCTTTCGGAAATGTAAAAACGAGAGTTGTGAAAAATTCTGAAATAAGCGGAAATCCACAAAAATCAACACTCGATTTTTGTGAATTTCTTCTTACTTCTTAGGTTAGAAACAATTGGTTCTAGACTGTTTAAGGCTTTTTTTTCCCTTTTGGTTTAAAATTAACGATTGTGACGATCCCTAGTAAGATGATCAATGCCAGTGTAAAATAAACCGGAAAAAGTGAACCGAGATTCCCACTTGTTTGTGGAATCCTTTTTGTAGTCGCTTGCCCTTGTTTCGGTATAATCGATCTAGGAGTAGCTCCTTCTTCAGGAGAGACGACCACGCTTGAT from Enterococcus mundtii includes the following:
- the msrA gene encoding peptide-methionine (S)-S-oxide reductase MsrA, whose product is MKKEEEITTLYNLILNPNTRDWERQQLITAKEELATSVSLKEVLEKLEVSLRPLALRQNLTPDVMDFYLQMVGDPLGEARYDFSKHEMTDPTVQERAVFAGGCFWCMVEPFEQKAGIVSVMSGYTGGQFDSPNYDQVSGGYTGHVEAVEIIFDKRVISYQELVEIYWQVTDPTDEFGQFQDRGEQYRPIIFVQNEEQQKTAEASKQALSVSGRYRKPIVTAILPATAFWPAENYHQQFYQKQPKRYKKIKQTRRQLAFLQRMTHNWGKKAKK
- a CDS encoding aldo/keto reductase, producing the protein MYVADKTRYENMEYRKSGRSGLKLPLLSLGLWQNFGEYDPISNQREILRGAFDLGITHFDLANNYGGPAGAAETNFGRLFKEDFKSYRDELIISSKAGYHMWDGPYGDWGSRKSIIASCDQSLQRMGLDYVDIFYHHRPDPETPLEETAEALMQLVRQGKALYIGISNYNGADTQRMAEILRKKDAPFVIHQMRYNLFSRELLETDLAPVLAENGLGAITFSPLAQGLLTNRYLHGIPEDSRAHRKEIPFLSEEQIAPTLRKITQLQEVAEARGQTLAQMALAWNVRQPSVTSVLVGASRLSQLQESVKMKDNLVFAPEELATIETILAEN
- the lepB gene encoding signal peptidase I — encoded protein: MNGQLRKRKKKGPYFLICLLLCVTFTYSLHRYHFHQVTGTSMEDTLVNGNIVIVDKFSSLTRYSIIAIQRSSTDEIVKRIIGIPGDSIKVHGNELTLHLGNKPHSPTEIFRLSPEAVAQMKHLTYLPENTYFVLGDNPDISEDSRTFGLVSHSRILGKVIFK
- a CDS encoding class C sortase, coding for MIEKEKKSVLLLFASLLILLGTLTLIYPIFANYLANRERSTASINYHQALEQLTKDELGHKFEQAKRYNELIYKEQQGDLVDFDEIEYQTLINTAGVMGTLDIPALAIETMPFYHGTDFLTLNRGLGHYEASSIPVGGENTRSIITGHSGIQNQVLFTDIIHLQIGDLFFLTILGERLAYQIESFEEVLPTEVDKAKIIPGKDMVTLLTCTPPGINTYRLLVNGVRIPYNEAVNRQVEKRNFWSYQTIVLGSFSVCLTIALLLIVRFRYLVKRFRSEDPFVKEKSRKKLLRLYFLTKGLFITLVLSMVALLSVGIYGYTQIQKQQEMESIDIGQNTDLSTFNLPKIAAANYSEIDIASVNLSNFSKAKINYQQSINDWGIGKIMIPEVAIDLPILAGMNNDNLMNGVATYTQNQQLGKGNYVLLSHNVFEQNVLLHQIAQLRLNAKIYATDFNELFVYEVSYNDVVVDTEIELLEIKKEAPQAMITLVRCEGDIGTRFRRVVQGNLSSVKSLSTLSATELAQLGLEKNRTNIDGTILADSPVHPINSWSMSVASKIVAEPLQTLIPIVFFLLIPILLFHLV